Genomic window (Spirosoma sp. KCTC 42546):
CCCGTTTTATACAACGGTAGCACTAGCTAATAAAACCAGCAAAATAGGGGTATAAACTGTCTCAAATTGCCATCTCATAAATCTATGTCTCATTTCAGTAGCATTGCCTGAGTTTATGAGCCAAAGTTGGGCGGATTCTATGGCTTGAAATACGTATATAAGTCATGGAATCCGCCCACGTTAAGCGTCTCACAATTGGCTGTATGCAAACAGGTTTAGAGTCGTATTACTATAGCAAAGTCTTGACGATTTTTTACGGTTCGCCGTTGCGACCGTCCGCGGCTGCGGTGCCTTTTTGTAGCTATACCCCCGTGCGGTAGATTCTCTGGATTCTATTGTACTGATCATCAGGAGTCATAGAACTCTGGTTCGGCGAAGTTTTTAACTGTGCTCAACAGTGGGCCTTAGAGATACAACTGCACCATTTTCTGCCAATCGTCGGCCTGGTGTGCCCGGCCGTCCCAGAGGTACAACTCGTGCGATACGTTTTTGGCCCAGAGCGCTTCGCTTAGATTCAGATTGCTATGAAGAAAAGGGTCTTCGGTGCCAATTGTCATGACTAGTTGCATTCGCCGTATGTTGTCGAGGATAGCACCATCATGCAGATTTGGCAGGAAATGATTCGGGCTATGAAAGTAGATTTCTTCGTCATAATAATCGTCGAATAAACCCCGGAATTCGGCTACGGGTTCAGATAAATTATAGCGCCCACTAAAGGCCGCCACTTTACCAAACCATTGCGGATGCCGAAGGGCGATGTTCAACGCGTGATAAGCCCCCAGGCTACAACCGTGCGAGATCATAAACGGTTGGGGGTTTTTCAGCCGGGAAAGGGGCAGCACTTCGTTCAGGATATACTGTTCATACTGACTATGCCGTCGTATCCGGTCCTGAGGAGATGCATACCGGTTATAGATGCTTTCTCGGTCTACGCTATCGACACAATACAGTTGCAACCACCCGTTTTCAATTCGGTCAGCGAGTGCATGAACGAGGCCCAGATCTTCGTATTCATGAAATCGGCCGCGACGGGTAGGAAATACCAGCACACGTGCGCCTGCATGACCAAACACAAGCAACTCCATGTCACGATTCAGATTCGGGCTAAACCATTTATGATATTCCCGTTGCATACCGGTATGCGTTAAATACCCCTGAAATTGCAACAAGTAAGGTAAAGAATTTCTACGAACCGGGTAAACAAATTATTAAAAAATTCGGGCCTGCTTCTGTACCACTTGTTTCCACATTCGGTAACCCGCCGGACTTAGATGCAATCCATCAGGCTCAAAAAACTCTCTGCGAGGCTTCCCATCGGATCCTAGCAACGGGGATGCCATATCAACAAACTGGTAATCAGCGTATTTTTCGATTTCTCTGAGGATCAATGTATTTGCAAATCGGATCTGATCCACAATGCCCCAGCGGGCAGGGCTAATTTTTATCGACAAAAAAGACAGAGGTATACCCGGTAGGATAGTACTGAGTTTTTTAGCGAAGGTGCAGAAAAATAGATATACTTCTTCAGGGTGTCTCCCATCGCCGAGATCGTTATCACCCGCGTAAAACACGATAGACTTAGGATTTGCCGGAACAAGTACCCGTTCGAAAAACCATGTGCAAGCAGCCAGCGTAGAGCCTCCAAAACCTAAGTTGAGTGTATTGATTTGTGGAAAATCCTGTGCCAGCGTTGTCCAGAGCCGAATGGATGAGCTGCCATAAAAAACGACCCGATCCGAAGCGGGTGGCAAGCTACTCAGTTTACTTTCTAATTGTTGAATATCGGCTTCGTACCAGAACATCCGGTTAAGTTTATTGATGATTTATTAAGCTGCTTACTTTTTAGCAGCTTCAACTAGTTTTTTCGATTCAGATACAGCTAACCCGGCCGTCCACTTCCGAATCATATTAGCCAGAGGACGAAATTCGATCAAAAATCCATCATGACCATACAGTGAATCAATTTCTTCGTAGGCTGCATCAGGAATATGACGTGCCAGAAATTGCTGCTCAATTGGGGGGAACAGCAAATCAGAGCGAATACCGACAACTAGTGTATGCGCCTTAATCTGGCCAAGCGCGTTGAGGATACTGCCCCGATTACGCCCAACATTATGAGAATCCATGACCTTCGAGAGCGTCCAGTAGGTAAAGGCATTAAACCGTTCGACCAGTTTCTCACCCTGATAACGTTGATAACTCGCTGACTTATACCCATCCAGTTGCTCATTATTATCCAGAGCCTGTGTAAAGCCATACGTATCGTAATTTCGATACGAAATCATAGCCATAGCACGAGCCGCTTTCATACCAGCCAGACCCGCATCATCACGGTTTTCTCGCCAGGTTGGGTCGGCTTCAATAGCCATCCGCTGTGCTTCATTGAAAGCAATACACCACGGAGAGGCCACGGCGCTGGCTGCAATAACGATTAGGTTTTCAATTAAATTAGGCTGTAGAATAGCCCATTCCAGTGCCTGCTCCCCACCTACTGAGCCGCCAATACAGGTATGGATTTTTTCGATGCCCAACTCCTGTCGAAGTAAGTCGAGGGCATTAACTATATCACGAATCGTGATAGCGGGGAAATCGTGGTGATAAGGCTTTCCGCCTATGGGATTGACGGAAAGCGGTCCTGTAGAACCGTAGCATGAGCCAAGTACATTGGCGCATACAATAAACTGCCCCACACCGGACTTGGCTTCGGGGTCAAAATACTTTCCCGCACCAACCATGCCTCCCCACCAATCGCCCACATCGGCATTACCGGTCAGTGCATGACATACCCATACAACGTTCGACCGATCTTCGTTGAGTGTACCGCGTGTGGTATAAGCCAGCCGAAAACCCGGCAAGCTTTCGCCCGATTCGAGCGCGAACGAATACTTATAATCGTAATACTGGAGATTCAATCAAGTTTATAGTTTGTAGTTCGTAGTTTGAGGTTTGTAGTTGAAACTACAAACCTCAAACTACGAACTGTTTAACCCAATACCGGTTCGGCAATGTTGGCAAACGCCTGCTCAAAGTCAGCTTTAATGTCATCAATGTATTCAATGCCCGCTGACACCCGTAATACACCTAATTCAACGCCAGCACTAGCCTGTTCCTGTTCGCTCAACTGTTGGTGCGTTGTAGCAGCCGGGTGGATAATTAGCGTTTTTGAGTCACCAACGTTGGCCAGATGGCTGACCAGTTTCAGACTATTAACAAATTGGTCAGCGGCTTCACTACTGCCTTTCACTTTAAACGAGAATACACCGCCGAAACCGCGTTTTAGGTATTTTTTGGCTAGGTCATGGTAGGCACTACTTTCCAAACCCGGGTAGTTTACGAATTCAACCTGCTCGTGTTGTTCGAGCCATTGGGCCAGCGCCAGCGCATTCTGTACCGTACGGTCTACTCGTAACGACAGCGTTTCCAGGCCCTGAAGTAGCAGGAACGAGTTGAATGGGCTAATGGCCGGTCCATAGTCACGCAGACCTTCAACGCGGGCACGAATAATAAACTGAATGTTGCCAAAGGGACCACCTACCCCAAACACATCGCTGAACACGAGCCCATGATAACCTTCCGACGGTTCGCTGAACTGCGGATACTTCCCATTTCCCCAGTTATACGTGCCCCCATCGACAATTACCCCGCCAATGCTCGTGCCGTGGCCACCAATCCACTTCGTTGCCGACTCAACAACAACGGCCGCACCATGTTCAAGAGGACGGAAAAGGTAGCCCCCTGCACCAAATGTATTATCAACGATCAAGGGTAGGTCATGTTCTTTAGCCAGGGCGGCAAAGGCGTCGAAATCGGGAATATTGAAGCCCGGATTCCCGATGGTTTCCAGGTAAATTGCTTTTGTGTTTTCGTCAATCAGTTTCGCGAAGGATTCAGGCTTATCACCATCCGCAA
Coding sequences:
- a CDS encoding O-acetylhomoserine aminocarboxypropyltransferase/cysteine synthase family protein — translated: MSELHFDTLQLHAGQEPDSATNARAVPIYQTTSFVFNDSAHGADLFALKAFGNIYTRIMNPTSDVFEKRIAALEGGVAALAVASGQAAQFIALSNILSAGDNFVTTSFLYGGTYNQFKVSFKRLGIEARFADGDKPESFAKLIDENTKAIYLETIGNPGFNIPDFDAFAALAKEHDLPLIVDNTFGAGGYLFRPLEHGAAVVVESATKWIGGHGTSIGGVIVDGGTYNWGNGKYPQFSEPSEGYHGLVFSDVFGVGGPFGNIQFIIRARVEGLRDYGPAISPFNSFLLLQGLETLSLRVDRTVQNALALAQWLEQHEQVEFVNYPGLESSAYHDLAKKYLKRGFGGVFSFKVKGSSEAADQFVNSLKLVSHLANVGDSKTLIIHPAATTHQQLSEQEQASAGVELGVLRVSAGIEYIDDIKADFEQAFANIAEPVLG
- the metX gene encoding homoserine O-acetyltransferase, with protein sequence MNLQYYDYKYSFALESGESLPGFRLAYTTRGTLNEDRSNVVWVCHALTGNADVGDWWGGMVGAGKYFDPEAKSGVGQFIVCANVLGSCYGSTGPLSVNPIGGKPYHHDFPAITIRDIVNALDLLRQELGIEKIHTCIGGSVGGEQALEWAILQPNLIENLIVIAASAVASPWCIAFNEAQRMAIEADPTWRENRDDAGLAGMKAARAMAMISYRNYDTYGFTQALDNNEQLDGYKSASYQRYQGEKLVERFNAFTYWTLSKVMDSHNVGRNRGSILNALGQIKAHTLVVGIRSDLLFPPIEQQFLARHIPDAAYEEIDSLYGHDGFLIEFRPLANMIRKWTAGLAVSESKKLVEAAKK
- a CDS encoding GDSL-type esterase/lipase family protein, with protein sequence MFWYEADIQQLESKLSSLPPASDRVVFYGSSSIRLWTTLAQDFPQINTLNLGFGGSTLAACTWFFERVLVPANPKSIVFYAGDNDLGDGRHPEEVYLFFCTFAKKLSTILPGIPLSFLSIKISPARWGIVDQIRFANTLILREIEKYADYQFVDMASPLLGSDGKPRREFFEPDGLHLSPAGYRMWKQVVQKQARIF
- a CDS encoding esterase family protein is translated as MQREYHKWFSPNLNRDMELLVFGHAGARVLVFPTRRGRFHEYEDLGLVHALADRIENGWLQLYCVDSVDRESIYNRYASPQDRIRRHSQYEQYILNEVLPLSRLKNPQPFMISHGCSLGAYHALNIALRHPQWFGKVAAFSGRYNLSEPVAEFRGLFDDYYDEEIYFHSPNHFLPNLHDGAILDNIRRMQLVMTIGTEDPFLHSNLNLSEALWAKNVSHELYLWDGRAHQADDWQKMVQLYL